The Archocentrus centrarchus isolate MPI-CPG fArcCen1 chromosome 12, fArcCen1, whole genome shotgun sequence genome includes a window with the following:
- the rfx3 gene encoding transcription factor RFX3 isoform X2: MQTPEAGADSTSTVPLQTTVPVQPTGSTQQVPVQQQAQTVQQVQHVYPTQVQYVEENSGVFTNGNIRTYSYSEPQLYSQNSGGNYFDTQGSSSQVSTVVTSHGMTNNGGGGTGGMSMGLAGGQVISSSSGAYLMDSAGPHPATQTARASPATLQWLLDNYETAEGVSLPRSTLYNHYLRHCQEQKLDPVNAASFGKLIRSIFMGLRTRRLGTRGNSKYHYYGIRVKPDSPLNRLQEDMQYMALRQQPVQQKQRFKPVQKFDGGSGENYSGGGQHHPGAAEQTVIAQSQHHQQFLDASRALPDFVELDLGLSNTESISPDDVKALQSLYREHCEAILDVVVNLQFSLIEKLWQTFWRYSPPDTVEGATVTENSSISEIEARLPKSQLLVLCRNEAVLKWMSTCDHLMYQALVEILIPDVLRPIPSALTQAIRNFAKSLEGWLTNAMNAIPQRMIQTKIAAVSAFAQTLRRYTSLNHLAQAARAVLQNTSQINQMLSDLNRVDFANVQEQASWVCQCEEGMVQHLEQDFKATLQQQSSLEQWAAWLDNVVTQVLKPYEHRPSFPRAARQFLLKWSFYSSMVIRDLTLRSAASFGSFHLIRLLYDEYMFYLVEHRVAQATGETPIGVMGEFDSLNTLSLTNIDKDETSGMDSDLEEDTEESGEPLAKREKSEHEVIQVIQVGALEDGSHPVVGVVQPSVLHSLPQPPQDHTEHILTPSIGTPTIRHCSTTGNTYASV, translated from the exons ATGCAGACCCCTGAAGCAGGCGCTGACTCCACCTCCACTGTCCCTCTTCAGACCACTGTGCCTGTCCAGCCTACCGGCTCCACCCAGCAGGTGCCTGTCCAGCAGCAG GCCCAGACTGTTCAACAGGTTCAACATGTTTACCCAACACAGGTGCAGTATGTCGAGGAAAACAGTGGCGTCTTCACCAATGGCAACAT AAGAACCTACTCCTACTCAGAGCCGCAGCTATACAGCCAGAACAGTGGAGGGAACTACTTTGACACACAGGGCAGCTCATCACAGGTGTCCACTGTGGTGACATCACATGGCATGACCAACAATGGAGGAGGGGGCACTGGAGGAATGAGCATGGGTCTGGCGGGGGGTCAGGTAATCAGCAGCAGTTCTGGGGCTTACCTTATGGACAGTGCTGGACCCCACCCTGCAACCCAGACCGCACGAGCTTCACCAGCTACT CTCCAGTGGCTGTTGGACAACTATGAGACAGCAGAGGGAGTAAGTCTGCCACGATCCACCCTCTACAATCATTATCTGCGCCACTGCCAGGAGCAGAAATTGGACCCTGTAAATGCAGCCTCTTTTGGCAAACTCATTCGCTCCATCTTCATGGGACTCCGTACAAGACGCCTCGGGACAAG AGGGAACTCCAAATATCATTACTATGGTATACGTGTGAAGCCAGATTCCCCACTTAACAGACTTCAAGAAGACATGCAGTACATGGCCCTCAGACAGCAGCCTGTTCAGCAGAAACAGAG gttcaaGCCAGTGCAGAAGTTTGATGGTGGCTCTGGGGAGAATTACTCAGGTGGAGGCCAGCACCATCCTGGTGCTGCAGAGCAGACAGTTATTGCACAGAGCCAGCACCACCAGCAATTCCTAG ATGCATCACGGGCACTCCCTGACTTTGTGGAGCTGGACCTTGGACTGAGCAATACAGAGAGCATCAGCCCAGATGATGTGAAAGCTCTCCAGTCCCTTTACAGAGAGCACTGTGAG GCTATCCTGGACGTGGTTGTCAACCTCCAGTTCAGTCTGATTGAGAAGCTGTGGCAGACATTCTGGCGTTATTCTCCCCCTGACACTGTAGAGGGTGCCACTGTCACAGAAAACAG CAGCATAAGTGAGATTGAAGCACGGCTCCCCAAATCACAGCTATTGGTGCTGTGCAGAAACGAGGCTGTACTCAAATGGATGAGCACCTGTGACCATTTAATGTACCAGGCCCTTGTGGAGATCCTTATTCCTGATGTCCTGAGACCCATTCCCA GTGCCTTGACTCAAGCCATTCGCAATTTTGCCAAAAGCCTGGAAGGTTGGCTTACTAATGCCATGAATGCCATTCCACAGAGAATGATCCAGACCAAG ATTGCCGCTGTTAGTGCCTTTGCGCAAACATTGCGCAGATATACATCTCTGAACCACCTGGCTCAGGCGGCACGTGCTGTGTTGCAAAACACATCACAGATTAACCAGATGCTGAGCGATCTCAATCGTGTTGACTTTGCCAATGTACAG GAGCAGGCATCGTGGGTGTGCCAGTGTGAGGAGGGAATGGTTCAGCACTTGGAGCAGGACTTCAAGGCCACATTACAGCAGCAAAGCTCTCTGGAGCAATGGGCAGCCTGGCTGGACAATGTGGTCACTCAGGTCCTGAAGCCCTACGAGCATCGGCCCAGCTTCCCCAGGGCGGCTCGACAGTTCCTGCTAAAATGGTCCttctacag CTCTATGGTGATCAGGGATCTGACCCTGCGCAGTGCTGCCAGTTTTGGTTCCTTTCACCTGATTCGCCTGCTGTATGATGAGTACATGTTTTACCTGGTGGAACACCGCGTGGCTCAAGCTACTGGAGAGACACCCATTGGTGTCATGGGGG AGTTTGACAGTCTCAACACCTTATCCCTTACTAACATTGATAAAG ATGAAACAAGTGGGATGGACAGTGACTTAGAGGAGGACACAGAGGAGTCTGGGGAACCTCTCGCCAAGCGTGAGAAGTCGGAGCACGAGGTAATCCAGGTGATCCAGGTCGGGGCACTAGAGGATGGGTCTCACCCTGTGGTGGGTGTTGTCCAGCCAAGTGTACTCCACTCTCTACCGCAGCCCCCGCAGGACCACACTGAGCACATCCTTACCCCTTCTATTGGTACTCCAACCATCCGCCACTGCAGCACCACAGGCAACACCTATGCCTCTGTTTGA
- the rfx3 gene encoding transcription factor RFX3 isoform X1: protein MQTPEAGADSTSTVPLQTTVPVQPTGSTQQVPVQQQAQTVQQVQHVYPTQVQYVEENSGVFTNGNIRTYSYSEPQLYSQNSGGNYFDTQGSSSQVSTVVTSHGMTNNGGGGTGGMSMGLAGGQVISSSSGAYLMDSAGPHPATQTARASPATIEMAIETLQKSEGLSSQRSSLLNSHLQWLLDNYETAEGVSLPRSTLYNHYLRHCQEQKLDPVNAASFGKLIRSIFMGLRTRRLGTRGNSKYHYYGIRVKPDSPLNRLQEDMQYMALRQQPVQQKQRFKPVQKFDGGSGENYSGGGQHHPGAAEQTVIAQSQHHQQFLDASRALPDFVELDLGLSNTESISPDDVKALQSLYREHCEAILDVVVNLQFSLIEKLWQTFWRYSPPDTVEGATVTENSSISEIEARLPKSQLLVLCRNEAVLKWMSTCDHLMYQALVEILIPDVLRPIPSALTQAIRNFAKSLEGWLTNAMNAIPQRMIQTKIAAVSAFAQTLRRYTSLNHLAQAARAVLQNTSQINQMLSDLNRVDFANVQEQASWVCQCEEGMVQHLEQDFKATLQQQSSLEQWAAWLDNVVTQVLKPYEHRPSFPRAARQFLLKWSFYSSMVIRDLTLRSAASFGSFHLIRLLYDEYMFYLVEHRVAQATGETPIGVMGEFDSLNTLSLTNIDKDETSGMDSDLEEDTEESGEPLAKREKSEHEVIQVIQVGALEDGSHPVVGVVQPSVLHSLPQPPQDHTEHILTPSIGTPTIRHCSTTGNTYASV, encoded by the exons ATGCAGACCCCTGAAGCAGGCGCTGACTCCACCTCCACTGTCCCTCTTCAGACCACTGTGCCTGTCCAGCCTACCGGCTCCACCCAGCAGGTGCCTGTCCAGCAGCAG GCCCAGACTGTTCAACAGGTTCAACATGTTTACCCAACACAGGTGCAGTATGTCGAGGAAAACAGTGGCGTCTTCACCAATGGCAACAT AAGAACCTACTCCTACTCAGAGCCGCAGCTATACAGCCAGAACAGTGGAGGGAACTACTTTGACACACAGGGCAGCTCATCACAGGTGTCCACTGTGGTGACATCACATGGCATGACCAACAATGGAGGAGGGGGCACTGGAGGAATGAGCATGGGTCTGGCGGGGGGTCAGGTAATCAGCAGCAGTTCTGGGGCTTACCTTATGGACAGTGCTGGACCCCACCCTGCAACCCAGACCGCACGAGCTTCACCAGCTACT ATTGAAATGGCGATTGAGACTCTCCAAAAATCTGAGGGTTTATCCAGTCAGAGAAGCTCACTGCTCAACAGCCAT CTCCAGTGGCTGTTGGACAACTATGAGACAGCAGAGGGAGTAAGTCTGCCACGATCCACCCTCTACAATCATTATCTGCGCCACTGCCAGGAGCAGAAATTGGACCCTGTAAATGCAGCCTCTTTTGGCAAACTCATTCGCTCCATCTTCATGGGACTCCGTACAAGACGCCTCGGGACAAG AGGGAACTCCAAATATCATTACTATGGTATACGTGTGAAGCCAGATTCCCCACTTAACAGACTTCAAGAAGACATGCAGTACATGGCCCTCAGACAGCAGCCTGTTCAGCAGAAACAGAG gttcaaGCCAGTGCAGAAGTTTGATGGTGGCTCTGGGGAGAATTACTCAGGTGGAGGCCAGCACCATCCTGGTGCTGCAGAGCAGACAGTTATTGCACAGAGCCAGCACCACCAGCAATTCCTAG ATGCATCACGGGCACTCCCTGACTTTGTGGAGCTGGACCTTGGACTGAGCAATACAGAGAGCATCAGCCCAGATGATGTGAAAGCTCTCCAGTCCCTTTACAGAGAGCACTGTGAG GCTATCCTGGACGTGGTTGTCAACCTCCAGTTCAGTCTGATTGAGAAGCTGTGGCAGACATTCTGGCGTTATTCTCCCCCTGACACTGTAGAGGGTGCCACTGTCACAGAAAACAG CAGCATAAGTGAGATTGAAGCACGGCTCCCCAAATCACAGCTATTGGTGCTGTGCAGAAACGAGGCTGTACTCAAATGGATGAGCACCTGTGACCATTTAATGTACCAGGCCCTTGTGGAGATCCTTATTCCTGATGTCCTGAGACCCATTCCCA GTGCCTTGACTCAAGCCATTCGCAATTTTGCCAAAAGCCTGGAAGGTTGGCTTACTAATGCCATGAATGCCATTCCACAGAGAATGATCCAGACCAAG ATTGCCGCTGTTAGTGCCTTTGCGCAAACATTGCGCAGATATACATCTCTGAACCACCTGGCTCAGGCGGCACGTGCTGTGTTGCAAAACACATCACAGATTAACCAGATGCTGAGCGATCTCAATCGTGTTGACTTTGCCAATGTACAG GAGCAGGCATCGTGGGTGTGCCAGTGTGAGGAGGGAATGGTTCAGCACTTGGAGCAGGACTTCAAGGCCACATTACAGCAGCAAAGCTCTCTGGAGCAATGGGCAGCCTGGCTGGACAATGTGGTCACTCAGGTCCTGAAGCCCTACGAGCATCGGCCCAGCTTCCCCAGGGCGGCTCGACAGTTCCTGCTAAAATGGTCCttctacag CTCTATGGTGATCAGGGATCTGACCCTGCGCAGTGCTGCCAGTTTTGGTTCCTTTCACCTGATTCGCCTGCTGTATGATGAGTACATGTTTTACCTGGTGGAACACCGCGTGGCTCAAGCTACTGGAGAGACACCCATTGGTGTCATGGGGG AGTTTGACAGTCTCAACACCTTATCCCTTACTAACATTGATAAAG ATGAAACAAGTGGGATGGACAGTGACTTAGAGGAGGACACAGAGGAGTCTGGGGAACCTCTCGCCAAGCGTGAGAAGTCGGAGCACGAGGTAATCCAGGTGATCCAGGTCGGGGCACTAGAGGATGGGTCTCACCCTGTGGTGGGTGTTGTCCAGCCAAGTGTACTCCACTCTCTACCGCAGCCCCCGCAGGACCACACTGAGCACATCCTTACCCCTTCTATTGGTACTCCAACCATCCGCCACTGCAGCACCACAGGCAACACCTATGCCTCTGTTTGA